In Streptomyces sp. NBC_00414, a single window of DNA contains:
- a CDS encoding substrate-binding domain-containing protein gives MPRTRTRLPIAALSLASVSALLLAGCSQSSDASEETGDSAAPAATATGKKPAPFSEGKVKVALVRQSGAGDYFEQWGNGAKAQAKALGIDLTVYDAQADNAKQATDLSSAINSGAKTIIVDHGFPATIQPEIDKAVKKGIKVVVYDVETTNKSVVSTKQDDASMAQAVLDVMADELGKDAKVGYVNVAGYAALDKRDSVWKKTADANGWKQAFKVGKVTDSTATDNVPLVSAALTQHSDVAGVFAPYDELAKGTVLAVQNKKLQDKVKVFGADVSNADIQNMTAKDSPWVATAGTDPSAVGAAVVRTAALELAGQLNKTSVEFPAAAITQDFLKSKKIENMDQLRKALPALNLAKVSTADWIPNVAH, from the coding sequence ATGCCTCGTACCCGTACCCGTCTGCCGATCGCCGCGCTCTCCCTGGCATCCGTCTCCGCCCTCCTCCTGGCCGGCTGCTCGCAGTCGTCGGACGCCTCGGAGGAGACCGGCGACAGCGCGGCGCCCGCCGCCACCGCCACCGGAAAGAAGCCCGCGCCCTTCAGTGAGGGCAAGGTCAAGGTCGCCCTGGTCCGGCAGAGCGGCGCGGGCGACTACTTCGAGCAGTGGGGCAACGGAGCCAAGGCCCAGGCCAAGGCCCTCGGCATCGACCTGACGGTGTACGACGCCCAGGCCGACAACGCCAAGCAGGCCACCGACCTCTCCTCGGCCATCAACTCCGGGGCGAAGACGATCATCGTCGACCACGGCTTCCCCGCCACGATCCAGCCGGAGATCGACAAGGCGGTGAAGAAGGGCATCAAGGTCGTCGTCTACGACGTGGAGACCACGAACAAGTCGGTCGTCAGCACCAAGCAGGACGACGCCAGCATGGCCCAGGCCGTCCTCGACGTGATGGCCGACGAACTCGGCAAGGACGCGAAGGTCGGCTACGTCAACGTCGCCGGGTACGCGGCCCTCGACAAGCGCGACAGCGTCTGGAAGAAGACGGCCGACGCCAACGGCTGGAAGCAGGCGTTCAAGGTCGGCAAGGTCACCGACTCCACGGCCACCGACAACGTGCCCCTGGTCAGCGCCGCGCTCACCCAGCACTCGGACGTCGCGGGCGTCTTCGCCCCCTACGACGAACTCGCCAAGGGCACCGTCCTCGCCGTCCAGAACAAGAAGCTCCAGGACAAGGTGAAGGTCTTCGGCGCGGACGTCTCCAACGCCGACATCCAGAACATGACGGCGAAGGACAGCCCCTGGGTGGCCACGGCGGGCACGGACCCCTCGGCGGTCGGCGCCGCCGTCGTCCGGACCGCGGCCCTGGAGCTGGCCGGGCAGCTGAACAAGACCTCGGTCGAGTTCCCGGCCGCCGCGATCACCCAGGACTTCCTGAAGAGCAAGAAGATCGAGAACATGGACCAGCTCCGGAAAGCGCTGCCCGCGCTGAACCTCGCCAAGGTCAGCACGGCCGACTGGATCCCCAATGTCGCCCACTGA
- a CDS encoding sugar ABC transporter ATP-binding protein, with the protein MSPTDQPTDQPVGPSVDTSGAAAVSLRAVGMAFGGRTVLESVSLDIAPGSVVALLGANGAGKSTLIKILSGVHTDHSGQVEVNGEPAALRSPLAARQLGIQTVHQRIGEGIVPGLTVAENLVFEELAQRRGNPFLDGRRLVARAREIQSALDLGWSDPVLKRDVTELGISDRQLLILARALATRPRLLVLDEPTSALSASEAERLFSLVERMRGDGIAVLYVSHRLGEIDALADRLVVLRDGRLTEDQAKPFDWDRALRAMLAQAQGARTARPADAKQGPGPGPGVGPDSGSGSESGEIAVSLRGVPLLPGRTPQDLDLRAGEVTGVVGLLGAGKTELARGLFGAEPFPGGTVELDGKPYAPRRPADAIRRGVHLVPEDRHADALVPGWSLAQNVSLPFLRSLSTAGLVNRRKENALGRDTIEQLGVVARDEHSTVEELSGGNQQKIVVGRWLAEKPLVLILDEPFRGVDIGARRDIGRRARALAAEGAAVLVLSADVDEVLEVADRVVVLAAGEIHLDAYGQDAERDRVIRTISASV; encoded by the coding sequence ATGTCGCCCACTGACCAGCCCACCGACCAGCCTGTCGGCCCGTCCGTCGACACGTCAGGCGCCGCCGCGGTGAGCCTGCGCGCCGTCGGCATGGCCTTCGGCGGCAGGACGGTCCTTGAGTCCGTCTCGCTGGACATCGCGCCCGGCAGCGTCGTCGCGCTCCTCGGCGCCAACGGCGCGGGCAAGTCCACCCTGATCAAGATCCTCTCCGGGGTGCACACCGACCACAGCGGACAGGTCGAGGTGAACGGCGAGCCGGCCGCCCTCCGGTCCCCGCTCGCCGCCCGACAGTTGGGCATCCAGACCGTGCACCAGCGGATCGGCGAGGGGATCGTCCCCGGCCTCACGGTCGCCGAGAACCTGGTCTTCGAGGAACTGGCCCAGCGCCGCGGCAACCCGTTCCTCGACGGACGCCGGCTGGTGGCCCGCGCCCGGGAGATCCAGTCGGCGCTCGACCTCGGCTGGAGCGACCCGGTCCTCAAGCGGGACGTCACCGAACTCGGTATCTCGGACCGGCAGTTGCTCATCCTGGCCCGCGCGCTCGCGACCCGCCCGCGGCTCCTCGTCCTCGACGAGCCGACCTCCGCGCTCTCCGCCTCCGAGGCCGAGCGCCTGTTCTCGCTCGTCGAGCGGATGCGGGGCGACGGCATCGCCGTCCTGTACGTCTCCCACCGCCTCGGTGAGATCGACGCACTCGCCGACCGGCTGGTCGTCCTGCGGGACGGCCGTCTCACCGAGGACCAGGCCAAGCCCTTCGACTGGGACCGGGCGCTGCGCGCCATGCTCGCGCAGGCCCAGGGCGCGCGGACGGCCCGCCCCGCGGACGCCAAGCAGGGCCCCGGCCCCGGCCCCGGCGTCGGACCTGACTCCGGCTCCGGCTCCGAGTCGGGTGAGATCGCCGTCTCACTCAGGGGCGTACCGCTGCTCCCCGGCCGTACCCCCCAGGACCTCGACCTCCGGGCGGGCGAAGTCACCGGCGTGGTCGGGCTGCTGGGCGCGGGCAAGACGGAGCTGGCCCGCGGCCTCTTCGGCGCCGAGCCTTTCCCTGGCGGGACCGTGGAACTGGACGGCAAGCCGTACGCGCCCCGCCGCCCCGCCGACGCGATCCGCCGAGGAGTGCACCTCGTCCCCGAGGACCGGCACGCCGACGCGCTGGTCCCCGGCTGGTCCCTCGCACAGAACGTCTCGCTGCCGTTCCTCAGGTCACTCTCCACGGCCGGGCTCGTGAACCGGCGCAAGGAGAACGCCCTCGGCCGCGACACCATCGAACAGCTCGGCGTCGTCGCCCGCGACGAGCACAGCACGGTGGAGGAGCTGTCCGGCGGCAACCAGCAGAAGATCGTCGTCGGCCGCTGGCTCGCCGAGAAACCCCTTGTCCTCATCCTGGACGAGCCGTTCCGAGGCGTGGACATCGGCGCCCGTCGTGACATCGGCCGCCGCGCCCGCGCCCTGGCCGCCGAAGGGGCCGCCGTCCTCGTCCTGTCCGCCGACGTCGACGAGGTCCTGGAGGTCGCCGACCGGGTCGTCGTCCTCGCCGCGGGGGAGATCCACCTCGACGCGTACGGCCAGGACGCGGAGCGCGACCGCGTCATCCGGACCATCTCGGCGTCCGTGTGA